The following nucleotide sequence is from Lysobacterales bacterium.
AGTTGTCGTTCGACGACTTGAGCAAGGATGCAGCCACCTCTTCGTCCAGATCGGCCGAAGAAGATGATTTCATGCGCGAGTTTGCGGCGATGACGGCGGCTCCGGCGACTTCGGAACGTACCCCGACTCCCCAGGTCGCCGCCGGCGCGTTGGCGCGTGTGTGGGTACTCGGTGCTTCGATCGGTGGGCCGGATGCCGTGCGCGAATTCCTCGCGGCCCTCCCGCCGTCGGTCGGCGCCGTGTTCGTGCTGGCCCAGCACATGGGTGCAGACTTCGTCGACCTGATGGTGGCGCAGTTGCAGAAAGCGACACGCATGCCCGTCGCGATTGCGGAATCCGGCATGCGCACGGGTCACGGTCAAGTCCTGGTCGTGCCCATCGCGGAGCGCATGTTGCTGGATCCGTCCGGCGAGGTGAAAGTGGTCGCGCTGGACGACATTTCGCCTTACAGCCCGTCGATCGACCGCGTCTTGATCGATGTCGCCGACCGCTTCGGTGCCGCAGCCGGCGCCATCATCTTCAGCGGCATGGCCCACGATGCCATCGAAGGCGCCAAGCACATGGCCGCGAAGGGCGGCCAGATCTGGGTACAGGACCCGTCCACCTGCGTCGTCAGTTCGATGATCGACGGCGCAATGGAAGCGGGCATCGTCGGTTTCATCGGAACGCCGGCCGCGCTCGCGGCCGAGTTCGCGCGCCGTTTCGGCAAGGCCTGAAGGAAGCAACGCATGGACAAGCCCAGCGAAATTCGCGGATTGATGATCACGGTCACCAATGGCCGCGTCCTGCTGCCGAACGCGAACGTGACCGAGATCATCACCTATTCGATGCCCGAAGCGATCGAGAACGCCCCCAACTGGCTGCTCGGGCGCACCCGCTGGCGTGGTTGGCGCGTGCCGCTGATTTCGTTTTCGGTGCTCACCGGTCTTGCAGCCAAAGAGGGTGGCGTGAACGCCAAGGTGACTGTGTTGAAGGCACTTGGGGGCAACCCGAAGATGCCGTTTCTCGCGATGGTCGCGCAGGGCTTCCCGCGCCTCACGACGATTTCCAGCGAAACACTGATCACCACCGGCGAAGACGATGCGCGCCCTGCCGGCATCGCCCATACGGTGTTGATCCGCGATGACCAGGCCATCGTGCCGGATCTCGTCGGCATCGAACGCCTGATCAGCGACGCCATCGCGGCCTGAACCGGCGCACCGCGTCGTTCAATCGACGTAGCCGGCCACCATCACGCGCTTGCCGTGCGCGAGCTGCTCGTAGCCGTCTGCCGGCACCGGCAGCACCTCGACGCGCTTGAAGCCGATCTTGCGCATGATCCAGCACAGCGCCTCCGTGCTCGGGACCAGGCAAATGCCGGTCGTGCTGGCTTCGGGACCATGGGTGTCGTCGGTTTCGTCGATGATGCCGAACGAACCCTGCAGCGCACGCACGAACTTGTAGCTGCCGTAATCGACCATGCCACTCATGTTCGGCACGACCTGGGTTTCGACGACGCACATGTGCCGGGTCAGCGCGCGCGCGACGCGCAGGGCACCGACCGGATTCTCCAGGTGATAGATCAGGCCGAGACAGAGGCAGACGTCGAACGGACCTGTCGCCGCCGTATCGAGCGCATGCACGTCGGATTGCAGCAGGCGCATGTGCTTGAGGCCCAGCGTGTCGCGAATCAGGCTGGCATCGGCGACGTGTTCGCTGCGCGCATCGACCGACAGCACGTCGCGAAAACCGAGTTGCGCCAGTTGCACCGAGAACCAGCCTTGATGGCAGGCGAGGTCGACGGCGTCATGGGCCGTGAAGTCGTTGCCGAAGCGTGCACGCAGTGCGGCTTCCAGCATCGCCGAACGGGTGTGGTGGATGCCATCGAGCCAACCCGGATAGAACCACGGACGCGCCAACGCACGCGCTTCGAGATCTGAACTCATGGCCTCATCCTTGATTGGCGGGTGCGAAATCGCGGCGCGCGCTCGCGATGGTGACGGTGAATCCCGCGATCACGTCGATCAGGCACATCGCGGTCAAGGCGAAGAACGCGGCGTGCGCGAACTTCGGCGCGATCAACAATTCGACCAGCGCAACGATGAACACGACCAGCGACAGCGCATGGTCAAGCACGCTCATCGAACTGGTGCGCGTGGCCTTGAAGATCTCGACGTAGAGCAGGGCGAGTCCGAGCAGGATCAGACCGTCTCCGGTGCTGAATGACACGGTGCCGCCGGATGGAAGGGTCAGTGCGAACAGCGATTCGGCAAAACCGGTCTGCGCACCGAATGCGACCAGATTCGCCAGCAACAGCACGATGGACAGCAGGGGAATGGCCGACAACATGGCGCGCACTCTCGAGGTGGGCGCGCATTGTGCCAGACCCGGGCGCTCAGGCGCTTTGGCGGCGGTTGCGCGGCAAATGGCTCATCAGGAAATCCATCTGGTCGGACAGGATGTTGCGGTTCGACAGGATCAGGTGCTCGACCCAACTTGGCCGATAGGGAATCGCCAGCAGGGGCATGTTTGCCTGCTGCGGGGTACGCCCGCCCTTGCGGACATTGCAGGGCAAGCAGGCGCTGACCACGTTCTCCCACGTGTCTCGGCCGCCGCGCGAGGTCGGCAGTACGTGGTCGCGGGTCAATTGCGGCTTGCCGAAATGTTGCCCGCAGTACAGACAAAGATGGCGGTCGCGCGCAAACAGCGCAGCATTGTTCAGTGCCGGAGCGGGTTCAAGCAGCCCGGGACGGGCATGACCGCGACTGGCCACAATCGGATGCAGCGCGACCGTGCTTTGCTCGCCGGTCATCCGGCTCATGCCGCCATGCACGATCAGGCATGGATCGCCAATGGTCCAGGCGACGGCGCCGCGCACGTAAAGGCAGGTGGCGTCTTGCCAGCTCATCCAGTCGAGGATGCGCCCGCTCGAATCGAGCGACAGCACCCGTGTCGAATTCAAGTCGGCCTTCGCTGCAGCCTGCGACAGCATTCCGTCCTCCAGCGCCAGTCAAGCATTCCGCTGGCACCCGAGCATAGCCGAAAGCCATGAAACTGCAGCACGCCTGCTCAAACAGCCGCCGGAAGGAAGCCGAGGTGATGGGAGCCGGTGCCGTTCTGCGAGACGTCATTGAAGCGAGTGACGTTCGGGAACACCAGCCCGCGACCGCCTGCATCGTCCGGGAGACCGTACCAACGAGCCAGGGTCCAGGCGTATTGATCGACGCTGGTGGTCGGGATGATCTGGCCCCAGCCGGCGTCGTCCGGGTTCGAGTTGCTGGTCGCGAGGCTCGGAAAACGGCCGTAGAAACGACCGCCGTTCACGGCGCCGCCGATGACCAGCTGGTGGCCGCCCCAGCCATGGTCGGTGCCGTCGCCGTTGTTGGTCAGG
It contains:
- a CDS encoding chemotaxis protein CheW translates to MDKPSEIRGLMITVTNGRVLLPNANVTEIITYSMPEAIENAPNWLLGRTRWRGWRVPLISFSVLTGLAAKEGGVNAKVTVLKALGGNPKMPFLAMVAQGFPRLTTISSETLITTGEDDARPAGIAHTVLIRDDQAIVPDLVGIERLISDAIAA
- a CDS encoding methyltransferase domain-containing protein, with product MSSDLEARALARPWFYPGWLDGIHHTRSAMLEAALRARFGNDFTAHDAVDLACHQGWFSVQLAQLGFRDVLSVDARSEHVADASLIRDTLGLKHMRLLQSDVHALDTAATGPFDVCLCLGLIYHLENPVGALRVARALTRHMCVVETQVVPNMSGMVDYGSYKFVRALQGSFGIIDETDDTHGPEASTTGICLVPSTEALCWIMRKIGFKRVEVLPVPADGYEQLAHGKRVMVAGYVD
- a CDS encoding HNH endonuclease; this encodes MLSQAAAKADLNSTRVLSLDSSGRILDWMSWQDATCLYVRGAVAWTIGDPCLIVHGGMSRMTGEQSTVALHPIVASRGHARPGLLEPAPALNNAALFARDRHLCLYCGQHFGKPQLTRDHVLPTSRGGRDTWENVVSACLPCNVRKGGRTPQQANMPLLAIPYRPSWVEHLILSNRNILSDQMDFLMSHLPRNRRQSA